In Streptomyces sannanensis, the DNA window GGGCCGTTCCCGAAATGGACATGATCGGCGAGCTCCTCGATCAGTGACAGCCCCCGGCCGTGCTCGGCCAGGGCGGAACCCGTCTCGGCGGGGCAGGCCCGGCGGGACGGAAAACCGGGCCCCGAATCGGCGACCTCGATCCGGCACTTCTCGCCGTCCAGATACGCCGTCACCCGGTAGGCCTCGCAAGCCCCGCCGGACCCCTCGTCGCCGCCGTGCTCGACCGCGTTGGCACAGGCCTCGGTGAGCGCGACCGACAGGTCGTAGGAGATGTCCGGATCGACCCCGGCGGTCTCCATGGTGCCGAGCAGCAGGCGACGGGCGAGCGGAACGCTCGCAGCCTCGCGCCGCAAGTGGAGTGACCACCAGATGCTCATGCTCCGGCCTCCTGGCTGCGGCTCGACATACCGATACCTATTGCCGCGCCGCGTGGTCCGTAAGCACACCATCGGCGCGAAAGCACCCGATCGGCGGATGCGCGGACCTCGTATGCCGGTGTATATCGGCATCCAGGGCCGGACGACTACTTTTCGGACCTCCGGCGATTTTCCGGACCTGCCGCACGGCGCGGGGGGCCGCGGTGCGATGATGGCCCGGCCATGTCTCTTCCCGTCGGGCGCACCGGAGCCGGTCCACGGCTGCTGAGGGCCGCGGTGTTCACCGCGGTCTGCGTCGTGCTGTCCGCGACGGGACACGCCCTGGCCTCCTGCGCGCCCGTCCCCTGGTGGACGCTGACCCTCGGCTTCCTCGGGACGTTCACGGCCGCGCTGACACTCGCCGGGCGGGAGCGCTCGCTGCCGGCCATCACGGCCGCGCTGGCCTGCGGACAGTTCGCCCTGCACACCCTGTTCGGCCTCGGCCAGCACCGTGCCGCGTTGGAGGCGTCCGCGAGCAGCGACGCCTCGCTGCTGGCGCTCGCCACGAAGCTGATCTGCGGGCCCGGGAACGGTCGCATGACCGTGGCCGACGCGCACCGCATAGTCACCGACGCCGGTCTCGACCCCACCGCGCAGCACCATCACCCGGCCCCGTTGCCCGCCGAGCCCACGACCGCGCTGCTCACCCTCCCGATGGCGCTCGGGCATCTGCTGGCCGCACTCGCGGCCGGCTGGCTGCTGCGCCGCGGCGAACTGGCACTCCTCCGGCTGGCCCGGCTGTCGGCGCACGGTGCCGGCGAGCTCGCGGCAGCCGCGCTCGTACGCTCCCTGCGCGCCGCGCTCGCGCTCGTACGGGCCCTGCGCGCCGGACTCCCCGGCGCGCCCTCGCATGGGCCGCGCGCCCCGCGCACCGCCGGCGCAGCGCTTCTTCCGTGCGCCGCCGAGCCTCTCCAGCACACGGTGATCAGGCGCGGGCCCCCCGCGGACGAGTACTCCCTCGCAGCCTGACGCGACCCGCTCCGCCGGATCTCTCCACGGAAGCGGTATCGCGCCGTCCGCGCACACCCGTGCGCCGGACCTCGCTTCCCGTTTCCAGAACCTGGAGATCCCGTGATGAACACCTCTCGCCGTATCGCCGTCACCGGCTCGATCGCCGCGTCCGCCGTACTGCTGCTCTCCGGCCCCGCGTTCGCGCACGTCAGCGTGCAGCCGCAGGGCGAGGCCGCGAAGGGCGGCTACGCGACCGTCAACCTCAAGGTGCCGAACGAGCGGGACAACGCCTCGACCGTGAAGCTGGAAGTCACCCTCCCCGCCGACCACCCGCTGGCGTCCGTGATGCCGCAGCCCGTGCCCGGCTGGAAGGCCGAGGTCACCAAGAGCAAGCTCGCCAAGCCGCTCGAGGTCCACGGCAAGAAGATCGACGAGGCCGTCACCAAGGTCACCTGGACCGGCGGAAAGATCGAGCCGGGCCAGTTCCAGCAGTTCCCGCTGTCTCTCGGACAGCTCCCCGAGGACACCGACCAACTGGTCTTCAAGGCCCTCCAGACGTACTCCGACAACGAGGTCGTCCGCTGGATCGAGGAGCCGAAGGAAGGCCAGGCGGAGCCGGAGAACCCCGCGCCCGTCCTGAAGCTGACCACGCCCACCGGCGACGACCACCACCACGGCACCGGCTCCGGCTCCGGCTCCGGCGAGAAGGACGACAAGAGCGGCGGCCACCACGACGAGGCCGCGGGCGAGCACGAGCAGGAAGCCGCCGCGTCTTCCGCCGACAGCAGCGACACCACCGCCCGGGCGCTCGGCATCGCGGGCATCGTCATCGGCATCGCGGGTGCGGCCTTCGGCGTGATCGCCGGCCGCCGCCGCTCCGCGTGACCCCGCCCCCTCGCACACCGACCCCACAACTGGAACACATCTCCATGCGCAAGAAGAACGTGCTGGCCGCCGCGCTCGCCGCGGTGGCAGCACTCACCCTGTCCGCGTGCGGCGCCGGCGACACCAAGGCCGCCGACAGCCCCGTCGCCGAGGTCCCCGCCGCGCCGACCAAGGCCGCGACCGTACTCGACCAGCCCTTCGAGAAGCCGAACCTGGTGCTCACCGACACCAAGGGCAAGCCCTACGACCTGCGCGAGCAGACCAAGGGCAAGCCCACACTGATCTTCTTCGGCTACACCCACTGCCCCGACGTCTGCCCGCTGACGATGAGCAACATCGCCCTGGCCAAGAAGCGCCTCCCCAAGGCCGACCAGGACAAGCTCCAGGTCGTCTTCGTCACCACCGACCCCGAACGCGACACCCCCGCCGAACTCGCCAAGTGGCTCCCCAGCGCCGGCGACGCGTCCTTCACCGGACTCACCGGCGACTTCCCGACCATCCAGGCCGGGGCCCGTCAGATCGGCATCGGCATCGACCCGCCGCACAAGGAGAAGGACGGCAGTGTCACCTCCATGCACGGCGCTCAGGTGATCGCGTTCTCCCCCAAGACCGACAAGGGCTACGTCGTGTACGGCGACGACACCACCGCCGACGACTACGCCAAGGACCTCCCCAAGATCATCAAGGGGGAGAACCCGTGAGCCGCCGCACCGTCCTCGCGGCCTGCGCGGCGATGACCGCGAGCCTTGCGCTCGCGGGCTGCCTCGGCTCCGGAAGCTCCGACGGCAAGCCGGAACTGAAGGTCAGCGGCGCCTACATGCCGGAGCCCGTCGACGCCGAGATGGCAGGCGGCTTCCTCACCGTCAGCAACAGCGGCCCGGCCGCCGACAAGCTCACCTCGGTCACCAGCAGCCTCTCCAGTGACATCACCATCCACGAGACCAAGAACCAGAAGATGCAGCGGGCGACGTCCTTCGACGTCCCCGCCAACGGCACCCTCGACCTCGAACGCGGGGGCAGCCACATCATGTTCATGGGACTCAAGGAGAAGCCGAAGCCGGGCCAGAAGGTCCCCGTCGAGCTGCACTTCGAGAAGACCGGCACCGTCAAGGTCGAGCTTCCGGTGAAGGAACGCACCTACAACCCGAAGCACCACTGAGCGAGCGAGGGACTGACACACCCATGACGGCCACCGCCCCACGCTCCTTCAGTACCGTCACCGTCCTGGCGCGCCTGCTGACCGTCGTCGCGGCGCTCCTCGGCACGCTGCTCACCGGCGCGGCGCCCGCCTCCGCGCACGCCGCGCTGACCAGCAGCGACCCGAAGGACGGGGCGGTGGTCGCCACCGCTCCCCGGTCCGTCAGCCTCACCTTCTCCGAGCAGGTCGCGATGGACGACGACTCCATCCGCGTCCTCGACCCCGCCGGCAAGCGCGCCGACACCGGAGAACCGACCAACCTCTCCAGCGGAAACATCGTCAAATACGGCACCGGCCTCCGCGCCGGCCTGCCCGACGGCACCTACACCGTCGCCTGGCAGGCCGTCTCCGCCGACAGCCACCCCGTCTCCGGCGCCTTCACCTTCTCCATCGGCGCCCCCTCCACGACCACCGTCGCCCTGCCCGACCAGCAGGTCGGCGGCGGGCTCGTCGGCGCCCTCTACGGCGCCGCGCGCTACGCCGCGTACGCCGGATTCATCCTGCTCGTCGGCGGCGCCGCATTCGTCCTCGCCTGCTGGCCACGCGGGGCGGGCGTACGCCCCGTGCAGCGCCTCGTCGTCCACGGCTGGGTGACCCTCACCGCGGCCACCCTCGCCCAGCTGCTGCTGCGCAATCCGTACACCGGCTCCGGTGAGCTCGGCGACGCCTTCGACCTGGCGGGACTCAAAGCCGTACTGGAGAGCAAGGCCGGAGCCGCCCTGGTCTCCCGGCTGCTGCTGCTCGGCGCCGCGGCGCTCTTCGTCGCCGTGCTCTTCGGGGCGTATGCGAGAAGGGAGAACGACGGGGACGCCGCGGAGAAGAAGGACCTCGCCTTCGGGCTGTCCATCGGCGGCACCGTCGTCGCCGCCGGAATCGCCGCCACCTGGGCACTCTCCGAGCACGCCTCGACCGGTATCCAGCCGCTCG includes these proteins:
- a CDS encoding ATP-binding protein, translated to MSIWWSLHLRREAASVPLARRLLLGTMETAGVDPDISYDLSVALTEACANAVEHGGDEGSGGACEAYRVTAYLDGEKCRIEVADSGPGFPSRRACPAETGSALAEHGRGLSLIEELADHVHFGNGPGQGAVVSFDKVLKWREDALLRVG
- a CDS encoding YcnI family protein; translation: MNTSRRIAVTGSIAASAVLLLSGPAFAHVSVQPQGEAAKGGYATVNLKVPNERDNASTVKLEVTLPADHPLASVMPQPVPGWKAEVTKSKLAKPLEVHGKKIDEAVTKVTWTGGKIEPGQFQQFPLSLGQLPEDTDQLVFKALQTYSDNEVVRWIEEPKEGQAEPENPAPVLKLTTPTGDDHHHGTGSGSGSGEKDDKSGGHHDEAAGEHEQEAAASSADSSDTTARALGIAGIVIGIAGAAFGVIAGRRRSA
- a CDS encoding SCO family protein, producing MRKKNVLAAALAAVAALTLSACGAGDTKAADSPVAEVPAAPTKAATVLDQPFEKPNLVLTDTKGKPYDLREQTKGKPTLIFFGYTHCPDVCPLTMSNIALAKKRLPKADQDKLQVVFVTTDPERDTPAELAKWLPSAGDASFTGLTGDFPTIQAGARQIGIGIDPPHKEKDGSVTSMHGAQVIAFSPKTDKGYVVYGDDTTADDYAKDLPKIIKGENP
- a CDS encoding copper chaperone PCu(A)C; this encodes MSRRTVLAACAAMTASLALAGCLGSGSSDGKPELKVSGAYMPEPVDAEMAGGFLTVSNSGPAADKLTSVTSSLSSDITIHETKNQKMQRATSFDVPANGTLDLERGGSHIMFMGLKEKPKPGQKVPVELHFEKTGTVKVELPVKERTYNPKHH